In the genome of Nitratireductor sp. GISD-1A_MAKvit, the window TGATCTGTTCGAGTGCGGGGATCAGCGCTTCACCGCCGTCGAGGCCGAAGCGCTTGGTGCCCTTGTATTTTACATCGATGAACTGCTCGAAGCCTTCGGCCTCGATCAGCTTCTGCAGGATCGCCTTCTTGCCGTTGGCGGTGAATTCGACGCCCTTGTCCGGGCCCTCGATGCGCTCCTGGATCCAGGCTTTCTCGGCCGGGTTGGAGATGTGCATGAACTCGACGCCCAGCGTCGAGCAGTAGGTCCGCTTCAGAATGTCGAGCATCTGGCGGATCGTGGCCGTCTCCAGACCGAGCACATGATCGATGAAGATCGGACGATCATAGTCGGCTTGGGTGAAGCCGTAGGCCTCCGGGGACAGCTCGTTATAATCTTCCAGCGGCTTGGCAATGCCCAGCGGATCGAGATCGGCATGCAGATGGCCGCGCATGCGGTAGGCGCGGATCATCATGATGGCACGGACGGAATCGCGCGTTGCCTGCAGTGTCTCTTCGGGTGAGAGCTGCGCGCCGGCCTTGGCGGCCTTTTCCTTGATCTTGCCGTCGAAATGCTTCTCGACCGCCCCCCAGTCGCCATCAAGCGCGGAGACAAGCTCGCCATTGGCGGCCTGAGGCCAGTTCTTCTTTTTCCACGAAGCGCCGGCGGCGTTCTTCTTCACATCGGCGGCGTTGTCCTTCAGCGCGCCGAAGAAGTCGCGCCAGTCTTCGCTGACGGAAGCCGGATTGTCCTGATAGCTGGCGTAGAGCTCCTCGATATAGGCGGCATTGCCACCATACAGAAACGAGGTAAGCGACATTTGGTCGTTGGCCTGATCTTGCCGTGCCATTTTGATTTCCGGAACCCGCGTTCCGGCTCCTTGGTCGCCGGCAAACGAGGCCGGACAGTCACATTGTTCCCGGCTGCCACCTGTGTGGCAAGCCGGGCTTATCGTTCTTCCTCAACCCTTGATCGCTTCGACGAGCGTCTGGCCAAGGCGCGCCGGGGAGGGCGAAACCTTGATGCCGGCTGCTTCCATCGCCGCGATCTTGTCTTCTGCGCCGCCCTTGCCGCCGGAAATCACGGCGCCTGCGTGGCCCATTGTGCGTCCGGGAGGCGCGGTGCGGCCCGCGATGAAGCCGGCCATCGGCTTCTTGCGACCCTTTTTGGCCTCGTCGCGCAGGAATTCGGCAGCTTCTTCTTCCGCCGAACCGCCGATCTCGCCGATCATCACGATGGACTTCGTCTCATCATCGGCGAGGAACATTTCCAAAACGTCGATGAATTCTGTGCCTTTGACGGGGTCGCCGCCAATGCCGACTGCGGTTGACTGGCCGAGACCTTCATTGGTCGTCTGGAACACGGCTTCATAGGTCAGCGTGCCCGAGCGCGACAGAATGCCAACGGAACCCTTCTGGAAGATGTTCCCGGGCATGATGCCGATCTTGCACTCGTTCGGTGTCAGCACACCGGGGCAGTTCGGGCCGATCAGGCGAGATTTCGACTTCTCGAGTTTCGCCTTCACCGCGACCATGTCCATCACCGGAATGCCTTCCGTGATGCAGACGATGAGCGGGATCTCGGCTTCGATGGCCTCGATGATGGCCGCACCTGCACCTGCCGGCGGAACATAGATCACGGACGCGTTGGCGCCGGTCTTTTCCTTGCCCTCTGCGACGGATGCGAAGATCGGAAGCTCTTCACCGCCCTGGCCGGTCCAGGTGGTGCCACCCTTCTTGGGGTGAATGCCGCCGACCATCTGCGTGCCATGATAGGCGAGCGCCTGTTCGGTGTGGAAGGTTCCGGTCTTGCCGGTCAGGCCCTGAACGAGAACCTTGGTGTCTTTGTTGACGAGAATGGACATCTTGGCTCAGCTTCCCTTAACGGCTGCAACGATCTTCTTGGCGGCGTCGTCGAGATCATCGGCGGCGATCACGTTGAGACCGCTCTCATTGATGATCTTCTTGCCAAGATCGACATTGGTGCCTTCGAGGCGAACCACCAGCGGAACCTTCAGGCCCACTTCCTTGACGGCAGCGACAACGCCTTCAGCGATGACGTCGCAGCGCATGATGCCGCCGAAGATGTTGACCAGAATGCCTTCCACTGCCGGGTCGGCGGTGATGATCTTGAACGCTGCCGTCACCTTCTCCTTGGTGGCGCCGCCACCGACATCGAGGAAGTTGGCAGGCTCGGCTCCGTAGAGCTTGATGATGTCCATCGTGGCCATCGCAAGACCAGCGCCGT includes:
- the sucD gene encoding succinate--CoA ligase subunit alpha, with product MSILVNKDTKVLVQGLTGKTGTFHTEQALAYHGTQMVGGIHPKKGGTTWTGQGGEELPIFASVAEGKEKTGANASVIYVPPAGAGAAIIEAIEAEIPLIVCITEGIPVMDMVAVKAKLEKSKSRLIGPNCPGVLTPNECKIGIMPGNIFQKGSVGILSRSGTLTYEAVFQTTNEGLGQSTAVGIGGDPVKGTEFIDVLEMFLADDETKSIVMIGEIGGSAEEEAAEFLRDEAKKGRKKPMAGFIAGRTAPPGRTMGHAGAVISGGKGGAEDKIAAMEAAGIKVSPSPARLGQTLVEAIKG